The nucleotide sequence aatttaacttctaatttttttggttttttgggccaattaccattgtagtttttaaatataagttgtattttttaaatttaagttgttgttggatttgaatttaagttgttgtagtttttaaatttaaataataaattatgtttggccctaggTTGGTtatggttttttgtgacagggctaaaacgagccctatgaccctttggccctcagttggagacggaggcaaatatggcaatgtactgttcattaaaatattaatatcttagaggcccaaatggctaaaacgagccatctggtCAGCCCTCGGTTGGGGGCCCATCTCGTAAATTGCAATAATTGATTAAATTCAATGGGAAGGTTGAAAACATCAAAGataatttaatcaaattaactaataaatttaatatataaatttaaaactaataaattattaggGGGTTATGTTTAGCttcttcagttggagatgatataAGTATAatctaatattatttatttaaaaataattttttacaataCTATAATTCTGAACGGAactatatttaattatttgtataGAGATAGCTTTACTCGTCTTTAGTCAAGTATTATTTTATACAAAGGTTGGAAACATAGGTAAATATGGAGGGGTATTTAAGTAATTGGGTAGATAGAATTTGACTTTTGTAACATCGTAGAAGGAATCTGCCCCGGCGTCGTAGACTTTGGGGGGTTTACGCATTGCTTGCGACGAGTGAGCGTTACACTGGGATCATGTGAGTCCCACACTTttccatttaatttttaaattaaccattattttatttttttctcaaaaaaagtcGAACCCACGCTTGTCGGGGTGGTCTGAGTCTGTGACCCGTGAGAGAAAAGAGACAGCGATATTTCCCAGACACCCATCTCCGATCTGCTCCTTCCTGCAATGCTTGCTTGCGACGGATTTGGATTTTATcttcattattttatttgcGGGGATTTTAAAGATCTTTTTGTCGTATTTATTATTGtacggttataaattattttatataaaattaaatataaagttgtatttaacgaaaattgatcgcatgatgtatgatgaaagaataaaatataagaatttctaaaattctcacaaagagaatccaacTCATCCGCTTGGGACGATGATCATGGTATAAATGatatttcaaataattaaacaaaaaaatggggGGTCTTTGAGATTTTTGTTGCAGGGCAAATTGTGATATATAGTTATTTTACAGTTGAACGTGAATATATTCCTGCCTGCACCGTTTTTCAAGATATGTACAACGTGTCACGTGGCTGCATTTTGTGCGCCTTCTTcgtattttatttgtcatcacttgcaaatttatttaatgatatttaCAAGCCCAATCCTGTTCAATTAGATGTACAAAAGGTATGATTCCGGCACATTGTCACGATGTTATTTCGTGTtaatgttttaaattataattttattaatacaaGACGTCACATGTCAACATAACAATACACTATAAATTGTTCTTACGGTGTAATCAAGTTATTATGGTAGTTTTGGAACTTAAAAGGTAGTTGGGTATAACACGTTGCCAAGTGTTAGTATTTTATGTAACTATGGTTGAAAAATTCACGGGTTTGGACCCTCTCCTGAgttaatggagaggatcctcctgatcaaTCATCGTGAACcattgaatttttattcaacggctacaatcattataactttaaaagaaCCCCATGtttatagccgttggataaaaatctaacaGTCCACGATGATTGATCAGGaagatcattttcattagttggagaggatccaaatccaaaattCACGAGGTCTACTCTGCGATTCacttatttttcacttattgCAATTCATGGATCTGATCTGTACTGCCACTCAGTCTGCTGCCAATAGTGTGAAAGTCCCATGTGAATTCATGCAGTCACCTCGCATTTACTTATTTGCCCTTATCTGCCGCTGCCGCTGGTGGTGGTTAAAACTATAAATACAAGGGCTGCAGCCCTGTACCTATTTTCGTCCTTCCGGTCTACTCTGGGTATATCCGTATGtgacacccacacacacacactagtcGTTTTTTCTCACTTAACACCGACATCATCGGCTCACCTTGCCTGACCTAAATTCACTCGTATATTTGCCATTACCGGCATACAGAGTGTATACATACGCCTTTACATCTCATTTGCTAACAAATCCCGCGCTCAATGTTTGGAGCCGTTGGGTTGCTAGATTTTAAACAGAATAATCCCCATTCATCAATCCAACGGCTCCAAACATCACTTTTCCCGTGCTCACAAGAGAATTTCAAAATCTGAAACTGATAAGTCTAGCAAAGTACCATGCAGACGAGACAACATAAAACCAATGTAGCAATTCATAAATTTGtacaaatacttaaaaaaattattacgaATTCCAGCTACCGTAGAAGACGAGCAAGAACACAGGATGATACAGACGAAAGACGGGCGGGAATAAACCAATACCTATTGCCGTTATTATCCAATTATAACAAGGAAAAGAATGTAAGAAGAGACTGTTGAAAAGGAGCAAGCATGGCAAAGTATATCTCTATTCATTAAAACCTACCATTCACACAATATAGCAGCAACAAAGCAAGTGCAGGCAGGCACATTACCGCGGCTTTGCACCGCCATTTTCTTGGACACTATTCACTGGAGTTGTGGAGCCACTTCTTCTCCTGGAATGGCTGGATTGCCCAGTGATAGTCCTACCCATGAACTTCCCAGCTTTGCTCAGGCCACTGCCAACAGCCCCAAGCCCACTCCCAACCATTCCAACTCCGGAATTAACGCCACTTCCCACAAGCCCAGCTCCAGCTGTAACACCACTTCCCACAAGCCCGGCTCCAGCAGTGACACCACTTCCCACAAGCCCAGCTCCAGCAGTGACTCCACTTCCCACAAGCCCGGCTCCAGCGGTCACACCACTTCCCACCATTCCAACACCGGATCCAACCACTGAAGCTGCTCCATCAAGTGCATCCATTGTGCTGCCGATAACTCCTGCTTCTTtcagtttctttctttcttctaggatcctcttctcttcttctaaAGCAATCAACTGCTCTTCCTTGTTAAATTCATGGTAAAAGACCTAAAGTATAACCCGacttagtttaaaaaattggtaAGGGAAAAAATAGTAAAGATTCAGACCTCTAACAGCATCGTTAAAAAGAACATATAATCAGGCAAATTAAGTTAAGTATTTCAAGGCTTCCCAAAAGTATAAGTTTCACACAGTTGTCATAGGATAGAAAACGAGAAGTTGAATAagacaaaataatatacaaaaggaccgtgtatatatatatgtatatatatatataaggcacaTATTAAAACCGATAAAGTACGGAAACAATATTCGTGGCGTTGAACCCTTACCTTGATTGTAATGGTTCCTCTAtccttcttttcctttatttttagcATGTTAAGTGATGGCTGCAGTCTCAGTTCAATCTCTTTAGGAGTTTCTGCTTCCAGCTCAATCAAAGGTAATTTTGTTACTCCCAATCGCTTGTCTTGTCCAATGTCCTTATCAAAAACCTgtttaaagatttgattaatGTTAGTTTGCATTTAGATTTCCTcactaaaaaaaacataaattttaatgttagTTTGCATTTAGATTTCCTCACtataaaaacatatttttaattttgaagtttgcTCATAAGGCACAACAGATCCATGATACCAACCGTCCTAAATAAAATGAGAAGTTCTGATTAGGAACCATGGCTTCAATAACTAACTTAAGTCCATGATACCGTCAACATATAGGGATGAAATGATTCAGAACTTTTATGTTTCAAGTACGCAAGTATTACATGTGTGGACTTAAGTCATAGTTCAAATCTAATTTAATATAGTGAAACTGCGACAAATTTCATACTTCCTAGTATCTATTGAGCATAGAGACATCTGCACGCAAGTTTCTTAACCAAACATCATCACTTACAAACATTTCAAAGACATTAAATAGACATGCAAGATTCCAAGTTAAGCATACATGTTTGGAAGAAAGCAAAGAAGCAAAAGCCAAGGCACAAGTGATAAAGAAAGGATGAGTGATTGGTAAATCACCtcaagaataagtgattgagtcTCCTTGTCTTCTGCGATCAACTCGAAAGTTTGGTCCCAAACAGGATTCAGATTGTTATCAATAACCTTGGTCTTAACCTTGAACAGTGGACGAATGTAGACAACAACGTAAGGGTCCGATTTTCCAATCATTTCCATGTTCTTCAGATCATTTGCTTTCGCAACAGTCAAGGTGAGCTTTCCTTGAGGTTTAAGCTCCAGTTCACTGCATAACCCAAAAAAAGTGTTATAGATAACAACCCTTAAAACATAAAGGAATATATAAATCCCAACGTCctaaaacaagaatggtcatcgaACCAGAGGGAAAGGAACAACGGTCAAACCATCAAACATGGTTAAACTTTGATGAAGTAATAGAATACAAATATGTATAATTCTATATATTATCATCTTTTAAACGTTAAATTTGATTATCAGATATAAGTATTATTACTTGATCTTTTATGCTTGTGTTTTTACATCAAGCGTAAATTCTTGGTACTAAATTTTGGTAGGCACTTCTCATCTTTTACTGCATACTGCTATGTGCTAAGGAACtttattaaaagcacttttggaTAAGCATGTTTATTATAGGTTTAATCTACTTAAAAACTATTactttgtttttcactgtttctggataaactaaaaggacaaatgctttaaaaaaagaGAGACAAATGATAACTATAGAACAAATAAATCCTCGGTTCAAATCTATACAACCACAAATCAGAACCTTTTTAAAATGTAAGTGCATTTTAATTGGGTCAACCAATTGACCAACATATTGCTTTGATCACTGGTGCCAACTGTAAGAACAGTGTAATTCCTAGCACTCTTGTATCACTAAATTAACTACTGAACCAATCTC is from Pyrus communis chromosome 10, drPyrComm1.1, whole genome shotgun sequence and encodes:
- the LOC137747172 gene encoding calcium-dependent lipid-binding protein — translated: MGLISGILMGMVFGIALMAGWRHMMRYRSTKRVAKAVDIKLLGSLNRDDLKKICGDNFPEWISFPVFEQVKWLNKQLSKLWPYVADAAEIIIKDSVEPLLEEYRPPGITSLKFSKLSLGTVAPKIEGIRVQSLKKGQITMDIDFRWGGDPNIVLGVEAALVASIPIQLKDLQVFTVVRVIFQLAEEIPCISAVVVALLAEPKPRIDYTLKAVGGSLTALPGISDMIDDTVESIVTDMLQWPHRIVVPIGGVPVDTSELELKPQGKLTLTVAKANDLKNMEMIGKSDPYVVVYIRPLFKVKTKVIDNNLNPVWDQTFELIAEDKETQSLILEVFDKDIGQDKRLGVTKLPLIELEAETPKEIELRLQPSLNMLKIKEKKDRGTITIKVFYHEFNKEEQLIALEEEKRILEERKKLKEAGVIGSTMDALDGAASVVGSGVGMVGSGVTAGAGLVGSGVTAGAGLVGSGVTAGAGLVGSGVTAGAGLVGSGVNSGVGMVGSGLGAVGSGLSKAGKFMGRTITGQSSHSRRRSGSTTPVNSVQENGGAKPR